CGTCCAAGTCCACGGACGGAAATCAAATCGCCTTCATTCAGATGATAGCCATTATTCGTGATCAGTTTACCGTTTACAAACACTTTTGCAGCTTCGATATATGTGGTCAGTTTACTCCGGGAAAGTGGGTATGCGACCGAAAGCACAGTGTCAAGGCGCACGGAAGGAACTGTTCCTTTCAATTCCTCAAAATGAGGTTCATAGGAAATATCTGAAAGTTCTCTGCGTTCCACGGTGATAGTTGTATGCCTGATCCGTGTGAGATTTTTCATAATATAGTCTGAAATCTCCTCTTTTACAAAAACAATAGCACCATCGTCTGCTTGAATAATATCACCGATCTTGGTACGACTGGTTCCAAGATTCATAATAGCCCCCAGATAATCACGATGTGTCAGATCTTCTGCAAAACGCTTGTTCACCGGACAGATTTTAAGAGCCTGCATTGGGTAACCGTAGTCATAATAAAGAGCATCAGGTAGAAATGCAACCATCTGACGCTCTGCTAACTCATAACCTCCATACGTTTCGAACCTCGCTTTAAACTGATCTTTCGGGGTCCTGTGCAGGATATTCAATTCATTCAAATTCAGAAAATCTGAAAATGTAACAATATCACGACTGAATGCAAGATTAGATAATTCAATCAGCCGTTTTTCCAATAATTGTTCCTCTTTATTCATAAACGCTCACTATTATAAATACTCTGAAAAACTTTTAATTAAAATCTTGTACGCATTGAAGATGTGTCAAGAGAAGTGTTCAGTAAATCCTGTAAATCTCCGGAAATG
The sequence above is drawn from the Dorea formicigenerans genome and encodes:
- a CDS encoding RNA-binding protein, whose amino-acid sequence is MNKEEQLLEKRLIELSNLAFSRDIVTFSDFLNLNELNILHRTPKDQFKARFETYGGYELAERQMVAFLPDALYYDYGYPMQALKICPVNKRFAEDLTHRDYLGAIMNLGTSRTKIGDIIQADDGAIVFVKEEISDYIMKNLTRIRHTTITVERRELSDISYEPHFEELKGTVPSVRLDTVLSVAYPLSRSKLTTYIEAAKVFVNGKLITNNGYHLNEGDLISVRGLGRIAYAGILSETKKGRYMISLRKYI